The following coding sequences lie in one Tichowtungia aerotolerans genomic window:
- a CDS encoding substrate-binding domain-containing protein, which yields MRKGSRFNIALAMDYANPFVREAVAGIARYGFQRGDWRFYAPHGVPEVPLADLKRWKGDGVIGMLDRTAVSNLRKRGIAAVNIFGRFADLPESSVVVDNHALGRMAAEYLIGKGIRRFAITGRKMFGDSTLKYEGYISALADQGFQCLELKSRQAVSSIDAQLQKIDGEGPVGILATEDPVGRTVINACIDVGLRVPEDVAVLGINNDSFACEMLFPQMSSIELGAERIGWEAAQRLEHLMAGGAAPKEPTCIFPEKIVERHSTDLTAVSDKAVAAALRFIRENAHRPVQVDDVARAAHVGRRTLENRFRNLLQVSVHDAIRRERIQRACRLLKETDMLVEVLSESCGYATRERFNQAFRKETGTTPSAYRQKFRFA from the coding sequence ATGCGAAAGGGAAGTCGATTTAATATTGCGCTGGCGATGGACTACGCCAATCCGTTTGTGCGCGAGGCGGTGGCGGGCATTGCCCGCTACGGCTTCCAGCGCGGCGACTGGCGTTTTTATGCGCCGCACGGCGTTCCCGAGGTTCCGCTCGCCGATCTGAAAAGGTGGAAGGGGGACGGCGTGATCGGCATGCTCGATCGCACCGCGGTTTCCAACCTTCGGAAGCGCGGCATCGCCGCCGTGAACATTTTCGGCCGGTTTGCCGATCTGCCCGAAAGCTCGGTGGTGGTCGATAACCATGCGCTCGGCCGTATGGCCGCCGAATATCTGATCGGCAAAGGCATCCGGCGCTTTGCGATCACCGGCCGCAAAATGTTTGGTGATTCCACGCTGAAATATGAGGGCTACATCTCCGCGCTGGCCGATCAGGGTTTCCAATGTCTGGAACTCAAATCGCGGCAGGCGGTGAGCTCCATCGACGCGCAGCTTCAGAAGATTGACGGCGAGGGGCCGGTCGGCATCCTGGCCACGGAAGATCCGGTTGGACGCACCGTCATCAATGCCTGCATCGACGTGGGCCTGCGCGTTCCGGAAGACGTGGCGGTGCTCGGCATCAACAACGATTCATTTGCCTGTGAGATGCTTTTCCCTCAGATGTCGAGCATTGAGCTCGGCGCCGAGAGGATCGGCTGGGAGGCGGCGCAGAGGCTCGAGCACCTGATGGCCGGAGGCGCGGCTCCAAAGGAGCCGACCTGCATTTTCCCTGAAAAAATTGTGGAGCGCCATTCAACCGACCTGACTGCAGTAAGCGACAAAGCCGTGGCCGCCGCGCTGCGCTTTATCCGCGAGAACGCGCATCGGCCGGTGCAGGTGGACGATGTGGCCCGCGCGGCGCATGTCGGGCGGCGCACGCTCGAAAACCGTTTCCGCAATCTGCTGCAGGTTTCGGTGCACGATGCGATCCGCCGGGAGCGGATTCAGCGCGCCTGTCGGCTGCTCAAGGAGACGGACATGCTGGTGGAGGTGCTGTCTGAATCCTGCGGCTATGCAACGCGCGAGCGCTTTAATCAGGCCTTTCGCAAGGAGACCGGCACGACGCCGTCGGCCTACCGGCAGAAATTCCGGTTTGCGTAA
- a CDS encoding SDR family oxidoreductase → MNDLFNIQDKVIAITGAAGVLAGGTANYLQSQGAYVVYLDLFQDKVDAAVAEAKKISDKCCGYACNVLDQEALDSVYEKIMTDIGRIDVLINGAGGNMPGATIGPDQDVFDLKIEDYSKVLDLNLKGTVMPTMTFAKAFKKQGFGCVVNFSSMSAAQCLTRVLGYSNAKAAIDNFTKWMATEMANKYGDKVRVVALAPGFFVSHQNRALLINEDGSYTERGQQVINKTPFNRFGEQDEVYGTIHYLLSDAAKFVTGVIVPVDGGFSAFTGV, encoded by the coding sequence ATGAATGATCTGTTCAATATTCAGGATAAAGTAATCGCAATTACCGGAGCGGCCGGCGTGCTGGCCGGCGGAACCGCCAACTACCTGCAGTCGCAGGGCGCATACGTCGTTTACCTCGACCTGTTTCAGGACAAAGTGGATGCAGCTGTGGCCGAAGCCAAAAAGATTTCCGACAAGTGCTGCGGTTATGCCTGCAACGTACTCGACCAGGAAGCGCTCGACAGCGTTTACGAAAAAATCATGACCGATATCGGTCGCATCGACGTGCTCATCAACGGCGCGGGCGGCAACATGCCCGGCGCAACCATCGGCCCGGATCAGGATGTATTCGACCTTAAAATTGAAGACTACTCCAAAGTGCTGGACCTCAACCTAAAAGGTACGGTCATGCCGACCATGACCTTTGCCAAAGCCTTCAAAAAACAGGGCTTCGGCTGCGTCGTCAACTTTTCGTCCATGTCTGCCGCGCAGTGCCTGACCCGCGTGCTGGGCTACTCCAACGCAAAAGCCGCCATCGACAACTTCACCAAATGGATGGCCACCGAAATGGCCAATAAATACGGCGACAAAGTCCGCGTGGTTGCGCTGGCTCCCGGTTTCTTCGTCAGCCACCAGAACCGTGCGCTGCTGATCAACGAAGACGGCTCCTACACCGAGCGCGGACAGCAGGTGATCAATAAAACTCCGTTCAATCGTTTCGGCGAGCAGGACGAAGTGTACGGAACCATTCACTACCTGCTTTCCGACGCCGCTAAATTCGTCACCGGCGTCATTGTTCCGGTTGACGGCGGTTTCTCCGCTTTCACCGGCGTATAG
- the uxaC gene encoding glucuronate isomerase, which yields MKNFMDKNFMLQSETAQMLYHDYAADMPIFDYHCHLPPQEIAEDRNWDNLAEIWLGGDHYKWRAMRTNGVSEKLVTGDASWEDKFAAWAQTVPYTMRNPLYHWTHLELQRCFGIDKVLSPETADEIYGSCSAMLKRPEFSARSLMQKMKVKAVCTTDDPADSLEHHIKISEDGFDVKVLPTFRPDKAMNLAPAGSNAVGSNGWKKYIQTLEKSAGMEIKDFSSLIEATDKRHEFFHSVGCRLSDHGVSYVPDVDATPAELDGIFAKAMSGAEIALEDREKFEAVFLYEVGKMNHARGWVQQFHVGVFRNNNRRLFAKLGPDTGFDSVADFRQGPGLVRLLDRLDSSDQLAKSILYNINPGDNELMATLIGCYQDGSFPGKMQFGSGWWFLDQKDGMEKQMNALSALGLLSRFVGMLTDSRSFLSYPRHEYFRRILCNLIGTDVENGELPNDIQWLGQMVQDISFNNAENYFGIEL from the coding sequence TTGAAAAATTTCATGGATAAAAATTTTATGCTGCAGAGTGAAACGGCACAGATGCTGTATCACGACTATGCCGCGGACATGCCGATTTTTGACTATCACTGCCACCTGCCGCCGCAGGAGATCGCCGAAGACCGCAATTGGGATAATCTGGCCGAAATCTGGCTGGGCGGCGATCACTATAAATGGCGTGCCATGCGCACCAACGGCGTTAGCGAAAAGCTGGTGACCGGCGATGCCTCCTGGGAGGACAAATTTGCGGCGTGGGCGCAGACGGTTCCGTACACGATGCGCAACCCGCTCTATCACTGGACGCACCTCGAACTGCAGCGCTGTTTCGGCATCGACAAAGTCCTTTCCCCGGAAACCGCTGACGAAATTTACGGGTCCTGCTCGGCAATGCTCAAAAGGCCGGAGTTTTCCGCCCGAAGCCTGATGCAGAAAATGAAGGTCAAAGCGGTCTGCACCACCGACGACCCCGCCGACAGTCTGGAGCATCACATCAAAATCAGTGAAGACGGCTTTGACGTCAAAGTGCTGCCGACTTTCCGCCCGGACAAGGCGATGAATCTGGCTCCCGCCGGCTCCAACGCAGTTGGTTCCAATGGCTGGAAAAAATATATCCAGACCCTGGAAAAATCCGCGGGCATGGAGATTAAGGATTTTTCATCGCTGATCGAAGCGACCGACAAACGCCACGAATTTTTTCACTCTGTCGGCTGCCGCCTGTCCGACCACGGTGTTTCTTATGTGCCGGATGTGGACGCAACGCCCGCGGAGCTCGATGGCATTTTCGCCAAAGCGATGAGCGGCGCGGAAATCGCCCTCGAAGACCGCGAAAAGTTTGAGGCGGTATTCCTCTATGAAGTCGGCAAAATGAACCATGCCCGCGGGTGGGTGCAGCAGTTCCATGTCGGCGTGTTCCGCAATAACAACCGGCGCCTGTTTGCCAAGCTCGGTCCGGATACCGGATTCGATTCCGTGGCCGACTTCCGGCAGGGTCCGGGACTGGTTCGTCTGCTCGACCGCCTCGACAGCAGCGACCAGCTCGCTAAAAGTATCTTGTACAACATCAACCCCGGCGACAATGAACTGATGGCGACCCTGATCGGCTGCTATCAGGACGGCAGTTTTCCCGGCAAAATGCAGTTCGGCTCCGGCTGGTGGTTCCTTGACCAGAAAGATGGAATGGAAAAACAGATGAACGCGCTTTCCGCGCTCGGACTGCTCAGCCGTTTTGTCGGGATGCTCACCGACAGCCGTTCCTTCCTGTCCTATCCGCGCCACGAATATTTCCGGCGCATCCTCTGCAACCTGATCGGAACCGATGTTGAAAACGGCGAGCTGCCGAACGACATCCAATGGCTCGGTCAGATGGTGCAGGACATTAGCTTTAACAACGCCGAAAACTATTTCGGCATCGAACTTTAA
- a CDS encoding LacI family DNA-binding transcriptional regulator — MAVSQKQIAKKLGVSIALVSRVLSGKAAEIGIAPETIERVLKTAQEMGYVPSAAALALKGKSTRTFGVVVYDFKDPFFGAIIEQLQMRAHEYDYSLMLAGFLNRTPDEQDLQPLHKHALDGLIVIGTDLDAVWLRDFEHLPVARIGHGAPSEPSVRIAIDENRSAELLVSHLIQSGHENLAFIAAALTAHRLRREAIAQAAKKAGVHFEFIEADAQDAFQAGMDAANQLSQRTDAIICATDQVAMGVLHTLSHTDRIPAVTGFDDIAVARQFIPGITTIRQPIAAMAVAAVDAVVQKKAPARLSLEPELVVRQSAS; from the coding sequence ATGGCCGTCAGTCAGAAACAGATTGCAAAAAAACTGGGTGTATCGATTGCACTGGTTTCCCGGGTTCTTTCGGGAAAAGCAGCCGAAATCGGGATCGCCCCGGAAACCATTGAACGCGTACTCAAAACTGCGCAGGAGATGGGCTATGTGCCAAGTGCGGCTGCGCTGGCCCTGAAAGGAAAATCCACCCGCACTTTCGGCGTGGTGGTCTACGATTTCAAAGATCCTTTTTTCGGCGCAATCATCGAGCAGCTCCAGATGCGGGCGCACGAATACGACTACTCCCTGATGCTGGCCGGGTTTCTTAACCGCACGCCGGATGAACAGGATCTGCAGCCCCTGCATAAGCACGCCCTCGACGGACTGATTGTGATCGGCACCGACCTCGACGCTGTCTGGCTCCGTGACTTTGAGCATCTGCCCGTCGCGCGCATCGGACACGGTGCGCCGAGCGAACCCAGCGTCCGCATCGCCATCGATGAAAACCGTTCCGCTGAATTGCTGGTTTCTCATCTGATTCAAAGTGGACATGAAAATCTTGCCTTTATTGCAGCCGCTTTAACTGCCCACCGCCTGAGACGCGAAGCCATCGCCCAGGCCGCCAAAAAGGCCGGCGTGCACTTTGAATTTATCGAGGCAGATGCACAGGATGCCTTTCAGGCCGGGATGGATGCCGCCAACCAACTGTCGCAACGGACCGACGCAATCATCTGCGCAACCGACCAGGTGGCAATGGGCGTACTGCATACACTAAGCCATACAGACCGCATCCCGGCCGTTACCGGCTTTGATGATATTGCTGTGGCCCGCCAGTTTATTCCGGGCATCACCACGATTCGCCAGCCGATCGCTGCTATGGCCGTCGCGGCAGTCGACGCTGTCGTACAGAAAAAAGCCCCGGCCAGACTGTCGCTTGAACCGGAGCTTGTTGTCCGCCAATCCGCCTCTTAA
- a CDS encoding OmpP1/FadL family transporter — MIKRCLMMAGLLAASGSGFGAGFQLYTEGSAEALGQAGAVSGCTNLTSLAWYNPAALAGSKNTQVMAGNTFALIDTDFNSALNPALDSEMEHHWRSIPHFYTVLPVSDKLTGMLSVNAPYGLVTEWKDSWAGSPAATRTELSTIYTTPALAFKLTDRLSVAAGFNVVYAEADLQAYRGAALGMRKLTGDDIGYGGTASAHWQVNDDWGVGARYQSRVELKLDGDVEYENNPGLGGKFGMTGKVTLPSSVNVGVANSSFEKLRLGLDVVWSEWSTYDALVYVFPTNPYEGPVESNPKRWKDVWSVRIGGEYDLTENWVLRGGYVWDESPVDSATLAPELPGSDRHMLTTGIGWKGERIGIDLAYSFLWAEDCYTGSGVVSSVPTSAGEYETETHLVALSASYEF, encoded by the coding sequence ATGATTAAGCGATGTTTGATGATGGCCGGTCTGCTGGCGGCCTCCGGTTCCGGTTTCGGTGCTGGATTCCAATTGTACACCGAAGGTTCCGCGGAGGCGCTGGGACAGGCCGGTGCAGTCAGCGGGTGCACCAACCTCACATCGCTGGCGTGGTACAACCCGGCCGCACTCGCCGGTTCAAAGAACACCCAGGTTATGGCAGGGAACACCTTCGCGCTGATCGACACTGACTTCAACAGCGCACTGAACCCGGCGCTCGACAGCGAGATGGAGCATCACTGGCGCAGTATTCCCCATTTTTACACGGTGCTGCCGGTCAGCGATAAACTGACAGGAATGCTTTCGGTAAATGCTCCGTATGGATTGGTGACGGAATGGAAGGACAGCTGGGCCGGGAGCCCCGCCGCCACCCGGACCGAACTCTCAACCATCTACACAACCCCGGCCCTGGCATTTAAATTAACCGACCGACTGTCGGTTGCCGCCGGTTTTAATGTGGTTTATGCAGAAGCCGATCTTCAGGCATACCGGGGGGCAGCGCTCGGCATGCGCAAGCTGACCGGCGACGACATTGGATATGGCGGAACCGCGTCTGCGCACTGGCAGGTCAATGACGACTGGGGCGTGGGTGCGCGTTATCAGTCCCGTGTAGAGCTGAAACTGGATGGAGATGTCGAATACGAAAACAATCCCGGCCTGGGAGGCAAGTTCGGCATGACCGGTAAAGTCACGCTTCCGTCTTCCGTGAACGTCGGCGTGGCCAACAGCTCATTTGAAAAGCTGCGCCTTGGGCTTGATGTGGTCTGGTCGGAATGGAGCACTTATGATGCGCTCGTTTATGTTTTCCCGACCAATCCCTATGAAGGTCCGGTGGAGTCCAATCCCAAACGTTGGAAAGATGTCTGGAGCGTGAGAATTGGTGGCGAGTATGACCTGACCGAAAACTGGGTATTGCGAGGCGGTTATGTCTGGGACGAATCACCGGTCGACAGCGCCACGCTTGCGCCGGAGCTTCCCGGCTCTGACCGTCACATGCTCACCACCGGAATCGGTTGGAAAGGCGAGCGTATCGGAATCGATCTGGCGTATTCATTCCTGTGGGCTGAAGATTGCTACACCGGCTCAGGAGTGGTCAGCTCTGTTCCCACATCGGCCGGCGAGTACGAAACCGAAACGCATCTCGTTGCCCTGTCCGCCAGCTACGAATTTTAA
- a CDS encoding AMP-dependent synthetase/ligase, with product MSNTIKDVLNRALKESGGRTALRFKRKGVWCTYTYRELHARVRQVSEICATVGVKPGDRVALYLTNSPEWFEIYFGIVCMGAIAVPVDVKLREQEVGHIFHDCGVSVVFASAGSAPGLSELKESLPNLQTAVLLDIPPESTVSSANLTVLSYDAARTGLSELSAYEQHDPLPSDPASLIYTSGTTGRQKGAVLTHQNFVSNAASCQKAIDIHPTDNFLLVLPLHHAFAFTTSLLIPVLVQCEVSLVERLKTIKADMRDTSPTILLAVPLLLEKMLARMMDTISRKPTARLLYKAGLAKLIGRRIHQELGGALRLIVSGGAPIDPDTLRSWQKLGFAIVEGYGITETGPVLSLNPPEKPRVGTVGIPLPDVQIQIINPGPDGSGEIIIKGPNVMQGYYNNPEATAESLRDGWFHSGDLGFFDEAGYLVINGRQKNLIVNREGKNIYPEEVEQQIHKSPAILECLVLGYREPGESSGERVGLIVVPDQEFFDTMETETGRRFSESDIEQFVRAEVRQAVQSLSDYKRPRCVQVRFDEFEKTTTAKIKRYLYAIDTVSL from the coding sequence ATGTCTAATACTATAAAAGACGTCCTGAATCGGGCACTGAAAGAGAGCGGCGGGCGTACGGCGCTTCGGTTTAAACGCAAAGGTGTTTGGTGCACGTACACCTACCGGGAGCTCCATGCGCGTGTCCGTCAGGTTTCCGAAATCTGCGCGACGGTTGGTGTGAAACCGGGTGATCGCGTGGCACTTTACCTCACGAATTCTCCGGAATGGTTCGAGATCTATTTCGGCATTGTCTGCATGGGTGCCATTGCCGTTCCGGTGGATGTGAAACTGCGTGAGCAGGAGGTTGGACACATTTTCCATGACTGTGGAGTGTCGGTTGTTTTTGCCTCCGCCGGAAGCGCGCCGGGGCTGAGTGAGCTTAAAGAATCCCTGCCCAACCTGCAGACCGCAGTGCTGCTGGACATTCCGCCCGAGTCGACTGTTTCCTCGGCCAACCTGACGGTTTTATCGTATGATGCTGCGCGCACAGGTCTTTCAGAGCTAAGTGCTTACGAGCAGCACGATCCGTTGCCGTCCGATCCCGCTTCGCTGATTTATACTTCCGGCACCACCGGCCGCCAGAAAGGAGCGGTGCTGACGCATCAGAATTTTGTCTCCAATGCCGCCAGCTGTCAGAAGGCAATTGATATTCATCCGACCGACAACTTTCTGCTGGTTCTTCCGCTGCACCACGCTTTTGCATTTACAACTTCACTGCTGATTCCCGTACTGGTCCAGTGCGAAGTCAGTCTGGTTGAACGGCTTAAAACCATCAAAGCCGATATGCGCGACACGTCGCCGACCATTCTGCTGGCGGTCCCGCTTCTTCTCGAAAAAATGCTCGCGCGCATGATGGACACAATCAGCAGAAAACCAACGGCCCGCCTGCTGTATAAGGCAGGTCTGGCCAAGCTGATCGGTCGCAGAATTCATCAGGAGCTGGGCGGCGCATTACGGCTGATTGTTTCCGGCGGTGCACCGATCGATCCTGATACGCTGCGGTCCTGGCAGAAGCTTGGCTTTGCCATTGTTGAGGGCTATGGAATCACTGAAACCGGTCCTGTGCTCTCTCTCAATCCGCCCGAAAAACCGCGGGTTGGAACCGTCGGGATTCCGCTCCCCGATGTTCAGATTCAAATCATCAATCCGGGTCCGGACGGGTCCGGAGAGATCATCATCAAAGGCCCGAATGTGATGCAGGGTTACTACAACAACCCGGAAGCCACTGCCGAAAGCCTGCGCGACGGCTGGTTCCATTCGGGCGATCTCGGCTTTTTTGATGAGGCCGGCTATCTCGTCATCAATGGCCGGCAGAAAAACCTGATTGTGAACCGTGAGGGAAAAAATATTTATCCCGAAGAGGTCGAGCAGCAGATCCATAAAAGCCCGGCTATTCTGGAGTGTCTGGTTCTGGGCTATCGGGAACCGGGCGAAAGCTCCGGCGAACGGGTGGGACTCATTGTGGTTCCCGATCAGGAATTTTTTGACACGATGGAAACAGAAACAGGCCGGCGCTTTTCCGAATCCGATATCGAACAGTTTGTGCGCGCGGAAGTGAGACAGGCCGTGCAGTCCCTTTCGGACTACAAGCGCCCGCGCTGCGTGCAGGTGCGTTTCGACGAGTTTGAAAAAACGACCACAGCGAAAATCAAACGCTATCTCTATGCGATTGATACCGTTTCGCTCTAA
- the gap gene encoding type I glyceraldehyde-3-phosphate dehydrogenase, with product MATKIGINGFGRIGRMVFRAAATREDIEVVGINDLLDVDYLAYMLKYDSVHGRFGGTVEVKEGALVVNGKEIRITAERDPANLKWADIGAEVVVESTGFFLTDETARKHIEAGAKKVVLSAPSKDATPMFVCGVNTDSYAGQDIVSNASCTTNCLAPIAKVLNDKFGIEKGLMTTVHAATATQKTVDGPSMKDWRGGRGILENIIPSSTGAAKAVGKVIPELNGKLTGMAFRVPTSDVSVVDLTVTLKTETTYEDICAAMKAASEGELAGVLGYTDEPLVATDFRDEVCTSVFDAGAGIQLDGTFVKVVSWYDNEWGYSNKVLDLIKVIV from the coding sequence ATGGCTACAAAGATTGGTATTAACGGTTTTGGCCGTATCGGCCGCATGGTTTTCCGCGCGGCTGCAACCCGCGAAGACATCGAAGTTGTTGGTATTAACGACCTGCTCGACGTCGATTACCTCGCATACATGCTCAAATACGACTCCGTACACGGTCGTTTCGGCGGCACGGTTGAAGTCAAAGAAGGTGCACTCGTTGTTAACGGTAAAGAAATCCGCATCACTGCTGAGCGCGACCCGGCCAACCTGAAATGGGCTGACATCGGCGCTGAAGTGGTTGTTGAGTCCACCGGATTCTTCCTGACCGACGAAACCGCTCGCAAACACATCGAAGCCGGTGCAAAGAAAGTGGTTCTTTCCGCTCCGTCCAAAGACGCGACTCCGATGTTCGTCTGCGGTGTGAACACCGACAGCTACGCTGGCCAGGACATCGTGTCCAACGCATCCTGCACCACCAACTGCCTGGCTCCGATCGCCAAAGTCCTCAACGACAAATTCGGCATCGAAAAAGGTCTGATGACCACCGTTCACGCTGCTACCGCTACTCAGAAAACCGTTGACGGTCCTTCCATGAAAGACTGGCGCGGCGGCCGCGGTATCCTCGAGAACATCATCCCGTCCTCCACCGGTGCTGCTAAAGCGGTTGGTAAAGTGATTCCGGAACTCAACGGCAAACTGACCGGTATGGCCTTCCGCGTACCGACCTCCGACGTTTCTGTTGTTGACCTGACCGTCACCCTGAAAACAGAAACCACCTACGAAGACATCTGCGCTGCAATGAAAGCGGCTTCCGAAGGCGAACTCGCCGGCGTTCTCGGTTACACCGATGAGCCGCTCGTAGCGACTGACTTCCGCGACGAAGTCTGCACCTCCGTCTTCGACGCAGGCGCTGGAATCCAGCTCGACGGTACCTTCGTGAAAGTTGTTTCCTGGTACGACAACGAGTGGGGTTACTCCAACAAAGTGCTCGACCTGATCAAAGTGATCGTCTAA
- a CDS encoding site-2 protease family protein, producing the protein MIKRSYNLTRVMGIPIRMHLTLVIVLLFVAFTRGLPGIMLAAGVFASIALHELGHSWVAIRKGCRVHEIMLLPIGGVAKMGHIPTRPMDEFLMAAAGPLTSFILSLICGLLMMTGIFSYFFFNLAAINLMLCLFNLLPSFPMDGGRIFRAFMTPRMGRLRATALAAKIGRFMAIAFGIFGLFYGQFMLILIAIFIYNAAGAEYRAIYAQHMQQEWFTVEPQADIHVSPPPYARNAQPAWKKWKNKTNEFFNDLFKNWE; encoded by the coding sequence ATGATTAAACGTTCGTATAACTTAACTCGCGTGATGGGCATTCCGATCCGGATGCACCTGACGCTGGTAATCGTGCTGCTGTTCGTGGCATTCACCCGCGGTCTCCCCGGAATTATGCTCGCCGCCGGCGTATTCGCCAGTATTGCTCTGCATGAGCTCGGTCACTCCTGGGTCGCTATCCGCAAAGGATGCCGTGTACACGAAATTATGCTGCTGCCGATCGGCGGCGTCGCAAAAATGGGCCACATCCCGACACGGCCCATGGATGAGTTTCTGATGGCCGCCGCAGGCCCTTTGACCAGCTTCATTCTGTCCCTCATTTGCGGGCTGCTGATGATGACCGGCATTTTCAGCTACTTCTTTTTTAATCTGGCGGCCATCAACCTGATGCTTTGCCTATTCAACCTGCTGCCATCGTTTCCGATGGACGGAGGCCGGATCTTCCGCGCCTTCATGACACCGCGCATGGGACGGCTCAGAGCCACAGCACTCGCGGCAAAGATCGGACGCTTTATGGCCATTGCATTCGGCATCTTCGGATTGTTCTACGGGCAATTCATGCTGATCCTGATCGCCATTTTCATCTACAACGCGGCGGGTGCGGAATACCGCGCCATCTACGCCCAGCATATGCAGCAGGAATGGTTCACCGTTGAGCCGCAGGCCGACATCCACGTCAGCCCGCCGCCCTATGCGCGCAACGCTCAGCCCGCATGGAAAAAGTGGAAAAACAAAACCAACGAGTTTTTCAACGACCTGTTCAAGAACTGGGAGTAA
- a CDS encoding glycerate kinase, with product MKIVLAFDSFKGNMTAQDACEIAARGIQSVRPDVETVVRPMADGGEGTAEALMSALGGEWIPMTVTGPFPHMRVEAGYAWLPETKTAVVEMAKASGLPLLKPEVRNPVHATTYGTGELIKAAAEKGAQKILLTVGGSATVDGGIGAAEALGWKIVPGVGITEPPAGLNLPEMDVLCDVTNPLCGPNGAAYVYGPQKGATPEQVKMLDSKLWKLSETVFQTLEVRGAEPGVPLRDLPGAGAAGGLAFGAVAFMNGKLVPGIDTVMETLGLADALRGADWVLTGEGKLDMQSVQGKVVDGVQRLAKRAGARTGVIAGCVRLTEPEWRIAGIDRVATLQPAGMSVEESIARSRDLLFEEAATFAGGL from the coding sequence ATGAAAATAGTTCTGGCATTTGATTCGTTTAAAGGAAATATGACGGCACAGGACGCCTGCGAGATTGCGGCAAGAGGTATTCAATCGGTTCGGCCGGATGTTGAAACGGTGGTTCGGCCGATGGCCGATGGCGGTGAAGGCACTGCAGAGGCGCTGATGTCCGCGCTTGGTGGAGAATGGATTCCCATGACGGTGACCGGCCCGTTTCCGCATATGCGCGTTGAAGCAGGCTATGCATGGCTTCCGGAAACAAAGACCGCGGTGGTCGAAATGGCGAAGGCCAGCGGCTTGCCGCTGCTGAAGCCGGAAGTTCGCAATCCGGTTCATGCGACGACCTATGGCACCGGAGAGCTGATCAAGGCTGCGGCGGAAAAAGGTGCGCAGAAGATTCTGCTGACGGTCGGCGGCAGCGCGACTGTTGACGGTGGAATCGGCGCGGCCGAAGCGCTGGGCTGGAAAATTGTTCCAGGGGTTGGAATCACCGAGCCGCCGGCAGGGCTGAACCTGCCGGAAATGGATGTGCTGTGCGATGTGACCAATCCACTGTGCGGGCCGAACGGCGCTGCGTATGTGTATGGACCTCAGAAGGGGGCCACGCCGGAGCAGGTGAAAATGCTCGATTCAAAACTTTGGAAACTTTCGGAGACGGTTTTCCAGACCCTGGAAGTCCGAGGCGCCGAGCCGGGAGTTCCTCTGAGAGATCTGCCGGGCGCCGGCGCGGCCGGCGGGCTGGCTTTCGGTGCGGTGGCGTTTATGAACGGGAAACTGGTTCCCGGCATTGATACGGTGATGGAAACGTTGGGGCTGGCCGATGCGCTGAGAGGCGCGGACTGGGTCCTGACGGGGGAAGGCAAACTTGATATGCAGTCGGTGCAGGGTAAAGTGGTCGACGGTGTGCAGCGGCTGGCGAAGCGGGCCGGTGCAAGGACCGGTGTGATTGCCGGCTGTGTGCGGTTAACCGAGCCGGAGTGGCGCATTGCCGGCATTGACCGGGTGGCGACGCTTCAACCGGCGGGGATGAGTGTCGAGGAGTCGATTGCCCGCAGCCGGGATCTTCTGTTCGAAGAGGCGGCGACTTTTGCCGGCGGTTTGTAA